A genomic window from Haladaptatus caseinilyticus includes:
- a CDS encoding ABC transporter ATP-binding protein, whose translation MTDPTTGNAASGTDDDTLVRVEGLEKHFPVGTGLVSSLMRSIRGEEEDAVHAIDGISFDLREGETFGIAGESGCGKTTTGMCLTKLYEPTGGSIYYDDEDIADKSGSDLTNFRQNAQMIFQDPFESLNPRMTVYDTVVEPLRIHDVPNQRARVRRALEFAELEPAEAYFDRYPHELSGGQRQRLAIARALVIDPDFIVADEPVSMLDVSLRAGVLSLLERMTDEFGLSVVYISHDLSLLRHMCDRLAIMYMGKIVEQGPTEEIITNPKHPYTRALIDAVPVPDPLAGRERVELEGEVGDAINVPSGCRFRKRCQKLIQPSEYNLTDDEWTAVRTFMRAVQLHNIESRDEAEIRSEFFADVTLDGEAGNIVDEGLSLVSAGELDDADDLLTGRFEDESVCANALPPLHERTDIDGEREVACHRYESAEGFDPYAEIEEAKPEELTPSAESSAN comes from the coding sequence ATGACTGACCCGACGACGGGGAATGCGGCGAGCGGCACGGACGACGACACGCTCGTCCGCGTCGAAGGGCTGGAAAAGCATTTCCCGGTCGGCACCGGCCTCGTGAGCAGTCTCATGAGATCCATCCGCGGCGAGGAAGAAGATGCAGTTCACGCCATCGACGGTATCTCTTTCGACCTCCGTGAGGGTGAGACGTTCGGTATCGCCGGGGAATCCGGCTGTGGCAAGACCACGACCGGGATGTGCCTGACGAAACTGTACGAACCCACCGGTGGCAGCATCTACTACGACGACGAGGACATCGCGGACAAGAGCGGCTCCGACCTCACGAACTTCCGGCAGAACGCTCAGATGATATTTCAGGACCCGTTCGAGAGCCTGAACCCGCGGATGACGGTGTACGACACCGTGGTCGAACCGCTCCGCATCCACGACGTGCCGAACCAACGCGCGCGCGTTCGACGCGCGCTGGAGTTCGCCGAACTCGAACCGGCGGAGGCGTACTTCGACCGCTATCCGCACGAACTGTCGGGTGGCCAGCGCCAACGCCTCGCCATCGCTCGGGCGTTGGTCATCGACCCGGACTTCATCGTCGCCGACGAACCGGTGTCCATGCTCGACGTGAGTCTCCGCGCCGGTGTACTCTCCCTGCTGGAGCGCATGACCGACGAGTTCGGTCTCTCGGTCGTCTACATCAGTCACGACCTCTCGCTCCTGCGTCACATGTGCGACCGACTCGCCATCATGTACATGGGAAAAATCGTCGAACAGGGACCGACGGAGGAGATAATCACGAACCCGAAACACCCCTACACGCGGGCACTCATCGACGCGGTGCCGGTTCCCGACCCGTTGGCGGGCCGGGAACGGGTCGAACTGGAGGGTGAGGTCGGCGACGCGATCAACGTGCCGTCCGGCTGTCGGTTCCGGAAGCGGTGTCAAAAACTCATCCAACCGTCGGAGTACAACCTCACCGACGACGAGTGGACCGCTGTGAGAACCTTCATGCGCGCGGTTCAGTTACACAATATCGAGAGCCGTGACGAGGCCGAAATCAGAAGTGAGTTCTTTGCCGACGTAACCCTCGATGGCGAAGCGGGTAATATCGTGGACGAGGGTCTCTCGTTGGTTTCCGCCGGGGAATTGGACGACGCTGACGACCTACTCACCGGTCGATTCGAGGACGAAAGTGTCTGTGCCAATGCACTCCCACCACTCCACGAA
- a CDS encoding ABC transporter ATP-binding protein, producing MALLEVEDLEVYYDSEDGPVKAVDGVSFEIEAGETIGIVGESGCGKSTLAKALIGILPKNGYINGGSIRFKGEDLTDMPEKRRRALRWDEISLIAQSAMNALDPVYTIREQILEAIDAHYPKMGRTEAQEIIDESFDLVGLDRERQTDYPHQFSGGMRQRAMIAMSLVLQPSLILADEPTTALDVIMQDQILKRINGIQRESDTAMMVITHDVAVVAETCDRVVVMYAGEIAEEGPAEFIFGEPYHPYTLGLKSAFPDIRQSSQDLVSIGGHPPDLSNPPSGCRFAERCPLATEKCTEDNPPAVIHGDLRSYCHHADKIDSQLRPVASQAETWENEASMGVSDD from the coding sequence GTGGCCCTGCTCGAAGTCGAGGACCTCGAAGTGTACTACGACAGCGAAGACGGCCCGGTCAAGGCGGTCGATGGCGTCAGCTTCGAAATCGAAGCGGGCGAGACCATCGGCATCGTCGGCGAATCCGGCTGTGGAAAATCGACGCTCGCCAAGGCCCTCATCGGAATCCTGCCGAAAAACGGCTACATCAACGGCGGGAGCATCCGGTTCAAGGGCGAAGATCTGACCGACATGCCCGAAAAGCGTCGTCGGGCACTCCGTTGGGACGAGATTTCACTCATCGCACAGTCCGCGATGAACGCGCTCGACCCCGTCTACACCATCCGGGAACAGATCCTGGAAGCCATCGACGCACACTACCCGAAGATGGGTCGAACCGAAGCGCAAGAGATCATCGACGAGTCGTTCGATCTCGTCGGTCTCGACCGCGAACGGCAGACGGACTATCCCCATCAGTTCTCGGGGGGGATGCGCCAGCGTGCCATGATCGCCATGTCGCTCGTGCTTCAACCGTCGCTCATCCTCGCGGACGAACCGACGACGGCACTGGACGTCATCATGCAGGACCAGATTCTCAAGCGAATCAACGGGATTCAGCGCGAGAGCGACACCGCAATGATGGTCATCACGCACGACGTGGCGGTCGTCGCGGAGACTTGTGACCGCGTCGTCGTCATGTACGCGGGCGAAATCGCGGAGGAAGGCCCCGCCGAGTTCATCTTCGGCGAACCGTACCATCCCTACACGCTGGGACTGAAAAGCGCGTTCCCGGATATCCGACAGTCGAGTCAGGACCTCGTGAGCATCGGCGGTCACCCGCCGGATTTGAGCAACCCACCCAGCGGATGTCGGTTCGCGGAACGATGTCCACTGGCGACGGAAAAATGTACGGAGGACAACCCACCCGCGGTGATCCACGGCGACCTGCGGTCGTACTGCCACCATGCCGACAAGATCGATTCGCAACTGCGTCCAGTCGCGAGTCAAGCGGAGACGTGGGAGAACGAGGCGTCGATGGGGGTGAGCGATGACTGA